In Jejubacter calystegiae, the following are encoded in one genomic region:
- the metC gene encoding cystathionine beta-lyase — MTKQHIETTLVHAGRRKRYTQGSVNSVIQRASSLVFDSVEEKKRATKGRASGELFYGRRGTLTHFSLQEAMCELEGGAGCALFPCGAAAVANTVLAFVEQGDHILVTNSAYEPTQDLCTRILAKLGVTTSWFDPMVGENIADLVQPNTRIVFLESPGSITMEVQDIPAIVRAVRSKAPDAIIMIDNTWSAGVLFKALEFGIDISIQAGTKYLVGHSDAMIGTAVANERCWEQLRENAYLMGQMVDADTAYVTSRGLRTLAVRLRQHQESSIAVAQWLAEQPLVARVNHPALPQSPGHEFWKRDFLGCSGLFSFVLNKRLDDAAMAQFLDHFQHFSMAYSWGGFESLILANQPEELAAIRPGGQPDFNGTLVRLHIGLENVEDLIADLAAGFARIA, encoded by the coding sequence ATGACAAAGCAGCATATCGAAACTACCCTGGTGCATGCCGGTCGGCGTAAACGCTATACCCAGGGCTCGGTCAACAGCGTGATTCAGCGCGCATCGTCGCTGGTTTTCGACAGCGTCGAAGAGAAAAAACGCGCCACCAAAGGCCGGGCCAGCGGCGAACTGTTCTATGGCCGTCGCGGCACCCTGACCCACTTTTCGCTCCAGGAAGCGATGTGCGAGCTGGAAGGGGGCGCAGGCTGCGCGCTGTTTCCCTGCGGCGCAGCGGCGGTAGCCAATACGGTTCTCGCCTTTGTGGAACAGGGCGACCATATTCTGGTGACCAACAGCGCCTATGAGCCCACTCAGGACCTGTGTACCCGAATTCTGGCGAAGCTGGGGGTGACTACCAGCTGGTTTGATCCCATGGTAGGGGAAAACATCGCCGATCTGGTCCAGCCCAACACCCGCATCGTCTTCCTGGAATCCCCTGGCTCTATCACCATGGAAGTGCAGGACATCCCCGCGATTGTACGCGCCGTACGCAGCAAAGCGCCGGACGCCATCATTATGATCGACAATACCTGGTCCGCCGGGGTGCTGTTTAAGGCGCTGGAGTTCGGAATCGATATCTCGATTCAGGCCGGGACCAAATATCTGGTGGGCCATTCGGATGCCATGATCGGTACGGCGGTAGCGAACGAGCGCTGCTGGGAGCAACTGCGGGAAAACGCCTATCTGATGGGTCAGATGGTGGATGCCGATACCGCCTACGTTACCAGTCGCGGTCTGCGTACCCTGGCGGTGCGCCTGCGCCAGCATCAGGAGAGCAGCATCGCCGTGGCGCAGTGGCTGGCCGAACAGCCCCTGGTGGCGCGGGTGAACCACCCTGCCCTGCCGCAAAGCCCAGGCCATGAGTTCTGGAAGCGCGACTTCCTGGGCTGTAGCGGCCTGTTCTCCTTCGTACTGAACAAGCGGCTCGATGATGCCGCCATGGCGCAGTTCCTCGACCACTTCCAGCACTTTTCAATGGCCTACTCCTGGGGCGGTTTTGAATCGCTGATTCTCGCCAATCAGCCGGAAGAACTGGCAGCTATTCGCCCGGGTGGTCAGCCAGACTTCAACGGAACTCTGGTCAGATTACACATCGGTTTAGAAAACGTTGAAGATTTAATTGCGGATTTAGCAGCGGGATTCGCCCGTATCGCGTAA
- a CDS encoding YgiQ family radical SAM protein, producing MSRTTLIQPERTLFSWPRYRDDHTPAPFMPMSRAEMDKLGWDSCDIIIVTGDAYVDHPSFGMAIVGRMLESQGFRVGIIAQPDWQSKQDFMRLGKPNLFFGVTAGNMDSMINRYTADRKLRKDDAYTPGNEGGKRPDRATLVYTQRCKEAWSDVPVLLGGIEASLRRIAHYDYWSDKVRRSVLIDAKADMLVFGNGERPLVEVAHRLAAGESITDITDVRNTAFICKTALPGWTGVDSTRLDTPGRIDPIAHPYGEDLPCADGAVPVQPDEAQPVTIQPPRPKPWDRTYVLLPSYEKVQNDKVLYAHASRILHHETNPGCARALMQKHGDRYIWLNPPAIPLSTEEMDGVFGLPYQRVPHPSYGRRKIPAYDMIRFSINIMRGCFGGCSFCSITEHEGRIIQSRSEDSIINEIEAIRDSVPGFTGVVSDLGGPTANMYMLGCKSPRAEETCRRLSCVYPDICRHMDTDHQPTIDLYRRARALKGVKKILIASGVRYDLAVEDPRYIKELVTHHVGGYLKIAPEHTESGPLSKMMKPGMGSYHRFRDLFDKYSREAGKEQYLIPYFISAHPGTRDEDMVNLALWLKEHRFRLDQVQNFYPSPLANATTMYHTGKNPLTKVGYKSEEVVVPRGDRQRRLHKALLRYHDPANWALIRSALEAMGKKHLIGARPGCLVPAPTVDELRNAQRKAPRGQAALTRHTPMNKQHRKPKPRAR from the coding sequence ATGTCCCGTACCACCCTGATCCAGCCTGAACGCACGCTTTTCTCCTGGCCCCGCTACCGGGATGACCATACGCCCGCGCCCTTTATGCCAATGTCCCGGGCCGAGATGGATAAACTGGGTTGGGACAGTTGCGACATTATCATCGTGACCGGGGATGCCTACGTCGATCACCCGAGCTTCGGGATGGCGATTGTCGGGCGAATGCTGGAATCTCAGGGCTTCCGGGTGGGTATCATCGCTCAGCCGGACTGGCAGAGTAAGCAGGATTTTATGCGGCTTGGTAAACCGAATCTGTTTTTTGGCGTGACCGCCGGCAATATGGATTCGATGATCAACCGCTACACCGCGGACCGTAAACTGCGAAAAGACGACGCCTACACCCCGGGTAACGAAGGGGGCAAGCGGCCCGATCGCGCCACGCTGGTCTACACCCAGCGCTGTAAAGAGGCCTGGAGCGATGTACCTGTCCTGTTGGGCGGTATCGAGGCCAGCCTGCGGCGCATCGCCCACTATGATTACTGGTCGGATAAAGTTCGGCGATCGGTGCTGATTGACGCCAAGGCGGATATGCTGGTGTTCGGCAACGGTGAACGCCCGCTGGTTGAAGTGGCACACCGCCTGGCGGCGGGGGAATCCATTACCGATATCACCGATGTGCGTAATACCGCCTTTATCTGTAAGACAGCGCTGCCGGGCTGGACCGGCGTTGATTCCACACGCCTTGATACGCCGGGGCGTATCGATCCCATTGCGCATCCTTATGGCGAGGATCTGCCCTGTGCCGATGGCGCAGTGCCGGTTCAGCCGGATGAAGCTCAGCCGGTCACGATACAGCCGCCGCGCCCCAAACCCTGGGATCGCACCTACGTGCTGCTGCCCTCTTACGAGAAGGTACAAAACGATAAGGTGTTGTACGCGCATGCCTCGCGCATTCTGCACCATGAAACCAACCCCGGCTGCGCCAGGGCGCTGATGCAGAAGCATGGCGATCGCTATATCTGGCTTAACCCGCCTGCGATTCCGCTTTCCACCGAAGAGATGGACGGCGTCTTCGGCCTGCCGTACCAGCGGGTGCCGCATCCTTCCTATGGCCGCAGAAAGATCCCGGCATACGATATGATCCGTTTCTCGATCAATATCATGCGCGGCTGCTTTGGCGGCTGTTCGTTCTGTTCGATCACCGAGCATGAAGGGCGGATCATTCAGAGTCGATCCGAAGATTCGATAATCAATGAGATCGAAGCGATCCGCGATAGCGTGCCGGGCTTTACCGGTGTTGTCTCCGATCTTGGCGGCCCGACTGCCAATATGTATATGCTGGGATGCAAGTCGCCACGGGCCGAGGAGACCTGCCGCCGTCTCTCCTGCGTTTATCCGGATATCTGTCGGCACATGGATACCGATCATCAGCCGACTATCGATCTGTACCGCCGCGCCCGGGCGCTTAAGGGGGTCAAAAAGATCCTGATCGCCTCCGGGGTGCGCTACGATCTGGCGGTAGAAGATCCGCGCTATATTAAAGAGCTGGTGACCCACCATGTGGGAGGCTACCTGAAGATCGCACCGGAACATACCGAATCGGGGCCGCTGTCGAAGATGATGAAGCCGGGTATGGGCAGCTATCACCGTTTTCGTGACCTGTTCGATAAATATTCGCGCGAGGCCGGAAAAGAGCAGTATCTGATCCCCTATTTTATTTCGGCCCACCCCGGCACCCGGGATGAAGATATGGTGAATCTGGCGCTGTGGCTGAAGGAACACCGCTTCCGTCTGGATCAGGTGCAGAACTTCTATCCGTCGCCGCTGGCCAATGCCACCACGATGTATCACACCGGTAAAAACCCGCTGACCAAAGTAGGCTATAAGAGCGAAGAGGTGGTGGTGCCGCGCGGCGATCGCCAGCGTCGTCTGCATAAGGCGCTGCTGCGCTACCACGATCCTGCCAACTGGGCGCTGATTCGCAGCGCGCTGGAAGCGATGGGTAAAAAACATCTGATAGGCGCCCGCCCGGGCTGCCTGGTTCCGGCCCCCACGGTAGATGAACTGCGCAACGCTCAGCGTAAGGCGCCACGCGGTCAGGCGGCGCTGACCCGTCATACGCCAATGAACAAACAGCATCGCAAGCCGAAACCGCGCGCCCGCTAA
- the dkgA gene encoding 2,5-didehydrogluconate reductase DkgA, with the protein MANPTLIKLKDGNLMPQLGLGVWKASNDEVITAIHKALEVGYRSIDTAAAYHNEEGVGQALKSADVARDELFITTKLWNADQQDPKQALETSLEKLQLDYLDLYLMHWPVPAKDHYVSAWKGMIDLQKQGLVKSIGVCNFNIPHLQRLKKETGILPVINQIELHPLLQQRELNTWNATHNIQTESWSPLAQGGEGVFDKKVIIDLAKKYGKSPAQIVIRWHLDNGLVVIPKSVTPSRIADNFDVWDFRLDKDELGDIAQLDSGKRLGPDPDTFSVQ; encoded by the coding sequence ATGGCAAATCCAACCCTAATCAAACTAAAGGACGGGAATCTGATGCCGCAGTTGGGGCTCGGCGTATGGAAAGCGAGCAACGACGAGGTAATCACGGCCATACATAAGGCGCTGGAGGTCGGCTATCGCTCCATCGATACCGCTGCCGCCTATCACAACGAGGAAGGCGTGGGGCAAGCTCTGAAGAGCGCTGACGTAGCGCGTGATGAACTGTTCATCACCACCAAACTGTGGAACGCCGACCAGCAGGATCCCAAACAGGCGCTGGAGACGAGTCTGGAAAAGTTACAGCTCGACTATCTCGATCTGTATCTGATGCACTGGCCGGTTCCGGCAAAAGACCATTACGTCAGCGCCTGGAAAGGCATGATCGACCTGCAAAAACAGGGTCTGGTGAAAAGCATTGGCGTCTGCAACTTTAATATCCCGCATCTGCAGCGGCTGAAAAAAGAGACCGGAATACTGCCGGTCATCAACCAGATTGAGCTGCATCCTCTGCTCCAGCAGCGCGAGCTGAACACCTGGAACGCCACGCACAATATTCAGACCGAATCCTGGAGTCCGCTGGCTCAGGGCGGCGAAGGAGTCTTCGACAAGAAGGTCATTATCGACCTTGCGAAAAAGTACGGTAAGTCGCCGGCACAGATTGTGATTCGCTGGCACCTGGATAACGGGCTGGTGGTGATTCCCAAATCGGTCACGCCGTCGCGCATCGCCGATAACTTCGACGTCTGGGACTTCCGGCTGGATAAAGACGAACTGGGCGATATCGCACAGCTCGATAGCGGCAAGCGACTGGGCCCGGATCCCGATACCTTTAGCGTCCAGTAA
- a CDS encoding barstar family protein, with product MSKTLILEGSRIHDIGSFYDQINGLFMADESWQLGPSLDALNDLLYGGFGVLQGNEPLTLIWRDIAQSRAALGRDATRRYYQDKLAQPQRYHQARIRQELALLERGEGPTYFDIILEIIADHPNITLVPA from the coding sequence ATGAGTAAGACACTGATCCTGGAAGGCAGTCGGATTCACGATATCGGCAGCTTCTACGACCAGATTAACGGCCTGTTTATGGCGGATGAGAGCTGGCAGCTTGGGCCGAGCCTGGATGCCCTGAACGATCTGCTGTACGGCGGTTTCGGTGTCCTGCAGGGCAATGAACCGCTAACGCTGATATGGCGGGATATAGCGCAGAGCAGGGCGGCCCTGGGGCGTGACGCCACCCGTCGTTACTACCAGGATAAACTGGCCCAGCCGCAGCGTTATCATCAGGCGCGTATCAGGCAGGAGCTGGCCTTACTGGAGCGTGGCGAAGGTCCGACTTACTTCGATATCATCCTGGAAATTATCGCTGACCATCCCAACATCACGCTGGTTCCGGCCTGA
- a CDS encoding DedA family protein codes for MTVIENIVAALWQHDFTALADPHVVGFVYFVMFVTLFLENGLLPASFLPGDSLLILAGALISQGVMGFIPTIMLLTIAASLGCWLSYFQGRWLGNTRLVQSWLEQLPLHYHQRATRMFDRHGLLALLVGRFLAFVRTLLPTLAGLSGLPNRRFQLFNWLSGLLWVVSVTSFGYALGLVPFVQRHEEQVMTFLMVLPVILLVAGLVSALAVVLKKRYARS; via the coding sequence ATGACCGTTATAGAGAATATCGTCGCCGCGCTCTGGCAACATGACTTCACCGCGCTCGCGGATCCCCACGTGGTGGGTTTCGTTTATTTCGTCATGTTTGTCACGCTGTTTCTGGAAAACGGTCTGCTGCCCGCTTCCTTCCTGCCGGGCGATAGCCTGCTGATTCTGGCGGGCGCCCTGATAAGCCAGGGCGTCATGGGCTTTATTCCTACGATTATGCTGCTGACCATTGCCGCCAGCCTGGGCTGCTGGCTGAGCTATTTTCAGGGACGCTGGCTGGGGAATACCCGCCTCGTCCAGAGCTGGCTGGAACAATTACCTCTGCACTACCACCAGCGCGCCACCCGAATGTTTGACAGGCACGGGCTGCTGGCGCTGTTGGTGGGTCGTTTTCTGGCTTTCGTCCGTACTCTGTTGCCAACCCTGGCGGGGCTTTCTGGTCTGCCGAACCGCCGTTTCCAGCTTTTTAACTGGCTGAGCGGCCTGCTGTGGGTGGTGTCTGTCACCAGTTTCGGTTATGCGCTGGGTCTGGTGCCCTTCGTACAGCGTCATGAAGAGCAGGTGATGACCTTCCTGATGGTACTGCCGGTGATACTGCTGGTCGCAGGCCTGGTCAGCGCTCTGGCGGTGGTTCTGAAAAAACGCTACGCCCGTTCCTGA
- the exbB gene encoding tol-pal system-associated acyl-CoA thioesterase, which produces MTENLMQTDLSVMGMYHHADIVVKIVMIGLILASVVTWAIFFSKGVTMLKQKSRLKREQQALDGVRSLEEANEKSASFGNGSLSALLLQEAQNELELSAGSEDNEGIKERTGFRLERRVASVGRLMGRGNGYLATIGAISPFVGLFGTVWGIMNSFIGIAQTQTTNLAVVAPGIAEALLATAIGLVAAIPAVVIYNIFARVIGGFKASLGDVAAQVLLLQSRDLDLEATAANRPVQSARKLRVG; this is translated from the coding sequence GTGACAGAGAATTTGATGCAGACGGATCTCTCCGTCATGGGTATGTATCATCATGCCGATATCGTTGTGAAGATAGTGATGATCGGCCTGATTCTGGCGTCAGTGGTCACCTGGGCCATCTTCTTTAGCAAGGGTGTGACCATGCTGAAGCAGAAGAGCCGCCTTAAGCGTGAACAGCAGGCTCTGGATGGGGTTCGTTCACTGGAAGAAGCGAATGAAAAATCGGCCTCTTTCGGAAACGGCAGTCTCTCTGCTCTGCTGCTTCAGGAAGCGCAGAATGAGCTCGAACTCTCCGCGGGCAGTGAAGATAACGAAGGGATTAAAGAGCGTACCGGCTTTCGTCTGGAACGTCGCGTGGCTTCCGTTGGCCGCCTGATGGGGCGCGGCAATGGCTACCTTGCCACTATCGGCGCTATCTCTCCGTTTGTCGGGCTGTTCGGTACTGTATGGGGAATCATGAACAGCTTCATCGGTATCGCCCAGACCCAGACCACCAACCTGGCCGTCGTGGCACCGGGTATCGCGGAAGCGCTGCTGGCTACGGCCATTGGCCTGGTGGCGGCGATTCCGGCGGTGGTTATCTACAACATCTTCGCCCGCGTCATCGGTGGTTTTAAAGCCTCGCTGGGTGACGTGGCGGCGCAGGTTCTGCTGCTGCAAAGCCGTGACCTTGACCTGGAGGCCACCGCGGCAAATCGTCCGGTACAGTCCGCCCGTAAACTGCGTGTAGGTTGA
- the yqhD gene encoding alcohol dehydrogenase produces MNNFNLHTPTRILFGKGAIADLREQIPADARVLITYGGGSVKKNGVLDQVYDALTGMEVHEFSGIEPNPTYETLMKAVDQVRQQKIDFLLAVGGGSVLDGTKFIAAAARYPENVDPWQILENSGSEIHSAIALGSVLTLPATGSESNQGAVISRRTTGDKQAFKSPYVQPRFAVLDPVYTYTLPPRQVANGVVDAFVHTVEQYLTWPVNAKIQDRFAEGILQTLVEEGPRALDEPENYDVRANLMWGATMALNGLIGAGVPQDWATHMLGHELTAMHGLDHAQTLAVVLPSLLNEKRDSKHAKLLQYAERVWNIREGSDEQRIDAAIAATRDFFERMGVPTRMRDYDLDGSSIPALLAKLEEHGMTGLGEHGDITLDVSRRIYEAAR; encoded by the coding sequence ATGAATAATTTTAACCTTCATACCCCGACCCGCATCCTGTTCGGCAAAGGCGCTATTGCCGACCTGCGCGAACAGATTCCGGCCGACGCCCGGGTGCTGATTACCTACGGCGGCGGCAGCGTGAAGAAGAACGGCGTGCTCGATCAGGTGTACGATGCGCTGACAGGGATGGAAGTCCACGAGTTTAGCGGTATTGAACCGAACCCAACCTATGAGACGCTGATGAAAGCCGTGGATCAGGTCCGCCAGCAAAAGATCGACTTCCTGCTGGCGGTGGGCGGTGGTTCGGTGCTGGACGGCACTAAATTTATCGCTGCCGCGGCTCGCTACCCGGAAAATGTCGATCCGTGGCAGATTCTGGAAAACTCTGGCAGTGAGATCCACAGCGCCATTGCGCTGGGTTCCGTTCTGACGCTGCCAGCCACCGGCTCTGAATCCAACCAGGGGGCGGTTATTTCACGGCGCACGACCGGAGATAAGCAGGCCTTTAAGTCACCGTATGTACAACCACGCTTCGCTGTGCTCGATCCGGTCTACACTTATACTCTGCCGCCGCGCCAGGTTGCCAACGGCGTGGTGGATGCCTTCGTTCACACCGTGGAGCAGTATCTGACCTGGCCTGTGAACGCGAAAATCCAGGATCGCTTCGCCGAAGGTATTCTGCAGACGCTGGTCGAAGAAGGCCCACGCGCGCTTGACGAGCCGGAAAACTACGATGTACGCGCCAACCTGATGTGGGGCGCCACCATGGCGCTGAACGGTCTGATCGGCGCCGGGGTTCCCCAGGACTGGGCCACCCATATGCTGGGCCACGAACTGACCGCCATGCACGGGCTGGATCACGCCCAGACTCTGGCTGTCGTATTGCCGTCGCTGCTGAATGAAAAACGCGACAGCAAGCACGCCAAACTGCTGCAGTACGCAGAGCGAGTCTGGAATATCCGCGAAGGTAGCGACGAACAGCGTATTGATGCCGCTATCGCCGCCACCCGCGACTTCTTCGAGCGGATGGGCGTTCCAACCCGGATGCGCGACTACGATCTGGACGGTAGCAGCATCCCGGCACTGCTGGCAAAGCTGGAAGAACACGGTATGACCGGGCTTGGCGAGCATGGCGATATCACCCTGGATGTCAGCCGCCGTATCTATGAGGCGGCCCGTTAA
- a CDS encoding AraC family transcriptional regulator codes for MAHMAICQQLTERINRLKQNEKIIEDSVPGLSLMYGTAPHPRAPVVYQPGIIFLFSGHKTGYLNGRVFQYSASDYLLLTVPLPFECETQATPEQPLAGMRINVDIAQLQELLIEIGEDTAFQPRPVVSGINPTPLTEDILCAAERLLDVLENPLQARVLGRQIIREILFYVLTGPSGGALIQLSSRQSHFSLIGRVLRRIETHYMESLSVDQMAAEANMSISAFHHNFKAVTSTSPLQYLKSWRLHKARMLMLHDGVKASAAAIQVGYESPSQFSREFKRYFGATPQREVEKMRSLPPLPEGEATAGRGRQERA; via the coding sequence ATGGCGCATATGGCAATCTGTCAGCAACTGACGGAAAGAATTAATAGACTGAAACAAAATGAAAAAATAATTGAAGATAGCGTGCCAGGGCTTTCGCTGATGTACGGTACTGCGCCGCATCCCAGGGCGCCGGTCGTGTATCAGCCCGGTATCATTTTTCTCTTTTCCGGACATAAAACAGGCTATCTCAATGGTAGGGTGTTTCAGTACAGCGCCAGCGACTACCTGCTGCTAACAGTGCCGCTGCCGTTTGAATGTGAAACTCAGGCCACGCCGGAACAGCCCCTGGCGGGAATGCGTATCAACGTGGATATTGCCCAGCTCCAGGAGTTGTTGATCGAGATTGGCGAAGACACGGCTTTCCAGCCACGGCCGGTAGTTAGCGGTATTAATCCGACCCCGCTCACCGAAGATATTCTCTGCGCCGCGGAGCGACTGCTGGACGTGCTGGAAAATCCGCTGCAGGCCCGGGTTCTGGGGCGCCAGATTATCCGTGAAATCCTGTTCTATGTGCTGACTGGCCCCAGCGGCGGGGCGCTGATCCAACTTTCCAGCCGTCAGAGCCATTTCAGTCTGATTGGTCGGGTACTGCGGCGGATAGAAACCCACTATATGGAAAGTTTGAGCGTCGATCAGATGGCGGCGGAGGCCAATATGAGCATCTCGGCGTTTCACCACAACTTTAAGGCGGTAACCAGCACGTCGCCGCTTCAGTATCTGAAGAGCTGGCGATTGCATAAGGCGCGAATGCTGATGCTGCACGATGGCGTGAAGGCCAGCGCGGCGGCAATACAGGTGGGCTATGAAAGTCCTTCCCAGTTCAGTCGTGAATTTAAGCGCTATTTTGGCGCCACGCCGCAGCGGGAAGTGGAAAAGATGCGCAGCCTGCCGCCGCTGCCGGAAGGCGAAGCGACGGCAGGCAGAGGCCGTCAGGAACGGGCGTAG